The genomic interval GTATCCGCCCCCCAGCGGACGGTTTACCTCCCCGGCAAGACGACACAGACCGGAGATGATCGGGGCGTCGCCGGATCGGGCCCTGCGGCTTTCGGTCATTCCCGCCAGCACACAGCGCTCGATCGATCCGTACCGGTCGATGACCCCTCGAATCCCCATTAAGGTTCCGATGATCTCCTGCCCTGTGGTAAAGCGATGAACGACGTCCCGGAATGTCTCCTCGAGATCCCTCTCGGCCGTCGTCATCAGGTATTCGAGGGGGTTTTCCCCCATGCGACCGATGACCCGTTCGACGCTTTTGTGTATCTGCACAACCCGGCCGTAGGCGAGGCACGAGGCGATAAAGCCCGCCACCTCCCGATCCCCGGCATCCGTGTATCGATGAACAAACGACAGCGGGTCGGGATGAATGAGGTCACGTCTGTTTGAGGCGGTGTAGAGTTCTTCCAGCCGATCTCGAAGAGTAAAGATCATACCGTATATCTTTTCGATTTCAAGGGGTATCGGTCGGGTAACCGATCCGAATAGAGAAATCCGCAGTCCTCCCGCGCCGGTCCCCCCCCTCACATCCCCGCATTATTTACCCGATCCTTCACACAGGAGAATCGGGAAGGGCGGCGTTTACTCGGCCGGGGCGTAATAGCATCTCTTCGGCGAGACGATTTTACCTTCGTCTTTCAGTACCTTGATGATCCGTGACACTTCGTCTTTCGAAAGCCCCGTTGCGTCCGCGATATCGCCGGGGCGAACGGGGCCGCCCGCCGATGTGATCGCATTCAGAACCATCTCCCTGTTATCCGCCATAATGATACACCCCCTTCACCGTGTATAGCACATCGGATCGATGCGGGGACATTCCCCGATTATACTTGTATCGCGCATTCTCGAGAGAGAAAAAAAAGACGGTTCCCTGACAACTCACATGGAAACCGTCCCAGCCTGTATATGCGAAAGGTCGTATGCCTTCCTGTATCCATTACGAATGAGAATCGTCACGACATGACGGACAGATTCCTATCAGCTCCAGCCTGTGATCAATGATTTTGTATCCGATCAGATCATCGAATCGATCGGCGATGTTTTCCATCAATTCGCCGTCGATATCGTCGATCCTCCCGCACACCGTACAGCGAATGTGGTAATGGTTCTCGATGGTGGCGTCGAAACGCTTCTGCATACCGCCGATCTCCATCTTTTTGATCATCCCGCATTCGGAAAGAATCTCAAGATTTCTGTAGATCGTTCCGAGACTGATGCGCGGGAGCTTCTTTTTGACCATCTCGTACACTTCGTCCGCGGTGGGGTGCGAGGTGACCTTCGAGAGCTCTTCCAGGATCACCTCACGCTGCTTGGTCATACGTACAATTTGTTTCATGGACATGGGGCATCTTTTTCAAATGATTATCATTAACAATGTTACCCAAACTATTATCTTATGTCAACAGTTTTCTCTTTTAAGTACCGGTCTTTTCCGACAGTGCCGCGCTTATCGCCTTTTATCCCCCTCTTCCTTTATATATATACCTCCCGCATGGTCGTTGATCGACGGCGTTTTCATGTTTCCCATTTTTGGGGATATGAGAACCGGTAAGCCCCCGGTACGGCGCGCACACCGGATTCCATTCCATCCGACGCCTCTTTGCAAGCATCACAACCGAGGCAATGGGAAACGGTGGTATAATACTTTTGGTTTCTCATTCATTATCGATACATGCGGCGAATGATCACGACAGGTTGAGCAGCTCCCGGGCGTTCTCAGAAAGCACCCGCCTTTTTACCCCGTCATCGCCCTTACACACCCGATCCACCACCTGAATCGGCGTTTTTCGGCATCCCCAAGGCCAGTCCGAGGCGAAGAGCACCCGCTCGGGTCCG from Candidatus Zymogenaceae bacterium carries:
- a CDS encoding TIGR02757 family protein, with the protein product MIFTLRDRLEELYTASNRRDLIHPDPLSFVHRYTDAGDREVAGFIASCLAYGRVVQIHKSVERVIGRMGENPLEYLMTTAERDLEETFRDVVHRFTTGQEIIGTLMGIRGVIDRYGSIERCVLAGMTESRRARSGDAPIISGLCRLAGEVNRPLGGGYNSLVPCPEKGSAVKRLNLYLRWMVRKDEVDPGVWESISPAELIVPLDVHMFRISRLLGLTRRKQADMKTAREVTDGFRLIAQDDPVKYDFALASLGIRFGMDIHSLVNVLNGNRK
- a CDS encoding MarR family transcriptional regulator translates to MADNREMVLNAITSAGGPVRPGDIADATGLSKDEVSRIIKVLKDEGKIVSPKRCYYAPAE
- a CDS encoding transcriptional repressor, producing MSMKQIVRMTKQREVILEELSKVTSHPTADEVYEMVKKKLPRISLGTIYRNLEILSECGMIKKMEIGGMQKRFDATIENHYHIRCTVCGRIDDIDGELMENIADRFDDLIGYKIIDHRLELIGICPSCRDDSHS